Proteins encoded together in one Styela clava chromosome 12, kaStyClav1.hap1.2, whole genome shotgun sequence window:
- the LOC144411718 gene encoding uncharacterized protein LOC144411718, giving the protein MFILNSGRYILLLMLVQSFEFIQTKQCNIPEDNEDIDWDNFPNAWYEVLHTFDPVMDKDVFGAKLHNFTKTSTGVQKMVTELHKNSPSQTFTVHYTKKEAGIYRLAKDDEPSFQASQSLTPEGRRSEDAAKIDDALFSGDLLISSDEENYIIYAFCSYADEWVVWVVFPSMNPTIQQLTLMWNKLMEKGINVQLHLSESVEHPENFMGF; this is encoded by the exons aTGTTTATCTTAAATAGTGGCAGGTACATTTTGCTATTGATGTTGGTTCAAAGTTTTGAATTCATTCAGACTAAACAATGCAACATTCCAGAAGATAACGAAGATATTGATTGGGATAAT TTTCCTAATGCCTGGTACGAAGTTCTACATACTTTTGACCCAGTAATGGATAAAGATGTATTTGGTGCAAAACTACACAATTTTACCAAAACAAGCACAGGAGTGCAAAAGATGGTCACAGAACTACACAAGAA TTCTCCTTCACAAACTTTTACAGTCCACTATACAAAAAAGGAAGCAGGTATCTACAGATTGGCAAAGGATGATG AACCATCGTTCCAAGCATCACAATCTTTAACTCCAGAGGGTAGAAGAAGTGAAGATGCAGCGAAAATAG ATGATGCTCTGTTCAGTGGTGATCTTCTGATTTCAAGTGATGAGGAGAATTACATAATTTATGCATTCTGCAGCTATGCAG ATGAATGGGTTGTCTGGGTGGTTTTCCCATCTATGAATCCAACAATTCAGCAACTCACCCTGATGTGGAACAAACTCATGGAAAAAGGAATCAATGTACAACTTCATCTTTCAGAATCAGTTGAACATCCAGAGAATTTCATGGGTTTTTAA
- the LOC120330065 gene encoding uncharacterized protein LOC120330065 isoform X1, with product MKMFILKKGRYILLLMLVQSFEFIQTKQCNIPEDNEDIDWDNFSEAWYEVLHTFDPVMDKDVFGAKLHNFTKTSTGMNLIVTELHKNFPSQTYAVHHTRKKAGIYRAAKNDEPAIKASQSLTPEGGRSEDAAKIDDALFSGDFLILSDEENYMINAFCSYADEWVVWVAFPSMNPTIQQLTLMWNKLMEKQINVQLYLSESVKHPENFMGFNR from the exons atgaagATGTTTATCTTAAAAAAGGGCAGGTACATTTTGCTATTGATGTTGGTTCAAAGTTTTGAATTCATTCAGACTAAACAATGCAACATTCCAGAAGATAATGAAGATATTGACTGGGATAAT TTTTCTGAAGCCTGGTATGAAGTTCTCCACACATTTGACCCAGTAATGGATAAAGATGTATTTGGAGCAAAACTACACAATTTTACTAAAACAAGCACAGGAATGAACTTGATTGTCACAGAACTACACAAGAA ttttcctTCACAAACTTATGCAGTTCATCATACACGAAAGAAAGCAGGTATCTACAGAGCGGCAAAGAATGatg aaCCAGCTATCAAAGCATCACAATCTTTAACTCCGGAGGGTGGAAGAAGTGAAGATGCAGCGAAAATAG ATGATGCTCTGTTCAGTGGTGATTTTCTGATTTTAAGTGATGAGGAGAATTATATGATTAATGCATTCTGCAGCTATGcag ATGAATGGGTTGTGTGGGTGGCTTTCCCATCTATGAATCCAACAATTCAGCAACTCACTCTGATGTGGAACAAACTCATGGAAAAACAAATCAATGTACAACTTTACCTTTCAGAATCAGTTAAACATCCAGAGAATTTCATGGGTTTTAATAGATGA
- the LOC120330065 gene encoding uncharacterized protein LOC120330065 isoform X2 produces MKMFILKKGRYILLLMLVQSFEFIQTKQCNIPEDNEDIDWDNFSEAWYEVLHTFDPVMDKDVFGAKLHNFTKTSTGMNLIVTELHKNFPSQTYAVHHTRKKAGIYRAAKNDEPAIKASQSLTPEGGRSEDAAKIDEWVVWVAFPSMNPTIQQLTLMWNKLMEKQINVQLYLSESVKHPENFMGFNR; encoded by the exons atgaagATGTTTATCTTAAAAAAGGGCAGGTACATTTTGCTATTGATGTTGGTTCAAAGTTTTGAATTCATTCAGACTAAACAATGCAACATTCCAGAAGATAATGAAGATATTGACTGGGATAAT TTTTCTGAAGCCTGGTATGAAGTTCTCCACACATTTGACCCAGTAATGGATAAAGATGTATTTGGAGCAAAACTACACAATTTTACTAAAACAAGCACAGGAATGAACTTGATTGTCACAGAACTACACAAGAA ttttcctTCACAAACTTATGCAGTTCATCATACACGAAAGAAAGCAGGTATCTACAGAGCGGCAAAGAATGatg aaCCAGCTATCAAAGCATCACAATCTTTAACTCCGGAGGGTGGAAGAAGTGAAGATGCAGCGAAAATAG ATGAATGGGTTGTGTGGGTGGCTTTCCCATCTATGAATCCAACAATTCAGCAACTCACTCTGATGTGGAACAAACTCATGGAAAAACAAATCAATGTACAACTTTACCTTTCAGAATCAGTTAAACATCCAGAGAATTTCATGGGTTTTAATAGATGA
- the LOC120330065 gene encoding uncharacterized protein LOC120330065 isoform X3 yields MKILTGIIFPSQTYAVHHTRKKAGIYRAAKNDEPAIKASQSLTPEGGRSEDAAKIDDALFSGDFLILSDEENYMINAFCSYADEWVVWVAFPSMNPTIQQLTLMWNKLMEKQINVQLYLSESVKHPENFMGFNR; encoded by the exons ATGAAGATATTGACTGGGATAAT ttttcctTCACAAACTTATGCAGTTCATCATACACGAAAGAAAGCAGGTATCTACAGAGCGGCAAAGAATGatg aaCCAGCTATCAAAGCATCACAATCTTTAACTCCGGAGGGTGGAAGAAGTGAAGATGCAGCGAAAATAG ATGATGCTCTGTTCAGTGGTGATTTTCTGATTTTAAGTGATGAGGAGAATTATATGATTAATGCATTCTGCAGCTATGcag ATGAATGGGTTGTGTGGGTGGCTTTCCCATCTATGAATCCAACAATTCAGCAACTCACTCTGATGTGGAACAAACTCATGGAAAAACAAATCAATGTACAACTTTACCTTTCAGAATCAGTTAAACATCCAGAGAATTTCATGGGTTTTAATAGATGA